Sequence from the Maribellus comscasis genome:
GCTCCGATAACGGCCCGCATCTGGAAGGAGGTGCCGATCCGGATTATTTTAACAGTAACGGGCCGCTAAAAGGTTACAAACGTGATGTATATGAAGGTGGAATCCGTGAACCCATGATTGCCTGGTGGCCCGGGAAAATTAAACCCGGAACAAAAAGCGACCATATTTCAGCTTTCTGGGATGTGATGCCAACGGCAGCTGAACTGGCCGGAATTAAAGCACCTGACAATATTGATGGGATTTCATTTCTTCCTACACTGTTAAGTGAAAGCGGGCAAAAAGAACACGACTATTTATACTGGGAATTTCATGAAAAAGGTGGTCGGAAAGCTTTACGGAAAGGCAATTGGAAACTGGTACAAAACAATGTACTGGATCCCAAAAAGAAAACAACTGAATTGTACGACCTTTCAACAGATATTGGCGAGGAACACAATGTGGCAGATGAACATCCTGAGATTGTAAAAGAACTTCTGGAACTGATAAAATCTGCACGAACTGAATCGGAAGTGTTTACTTTTCAATCACCCACAATTATTAAGTAATTTGGAATTGAAACCGTTAACGCCGGCTTTTTCTATTTTTAAGATATAAAATCAACTAAATGTAAAAATGAGACTGCAAAAATCACTATTCTGGTTGTTCCTGACTCCCCTGTTTTTATGGGCTTGTGAAAAACAGCCGGAGATAATTCCTTCGCCTCAGAAAATCGATTTCGACTGGCAATTTTATTTGGGGGATATTGAAAATGGCGAATTGCCGGAAACCAAAACTGAAAACTGGCGGGTACTGGATATTCCTCACGATTGGAGTATCGAAGGAGAATACAGTCAGGAAAATGGGAGTGATTGGCAGTCGGGCTTTCTCCCTGCCGGAATTGGCTGGTACCGGAAAACATTAATCTGGTCGCCCGAATGGGAAAAGAAACAGGTGAAAATTTATTTTGAAGGCATTTACATGAACAGCGATGTTTGGATTAATGGTCACCATCTTGGTCACCGGCCCAATGGTTATGTGGGTTTTGAATATGATTTGACCAGTTATCTGAAAAAAGGAGAAAATATTATTGCCGTAAAAGTAGATCATTCCAAACCCTTGTCGGGCCGTTGGTACACCGGTTCCGGAATTTACAGGCATGTTTGGTTAAAAATTAAGGATCCTGTTCATATTGCAAATTGGGGTGTACGTGTTACGATGCCCGATGTCACCAGCGGGCAATCGGTTTATAATGCTTTTGTTAACATCGTAAATGAAGGGAATAGTAGAAAAACAATGGAGCTTAAGTTAACATTGTTTGATAAAGAAGGAAATGAAGTTTCGGGCATAACAAGCGAATTTAAACCAGCAGAAAAAGGAGACAATATTATTGAATTGAGTGGAATTCTTAAAAATCCACATCTTTGGTCGCCGGAAAATCCGTATTTGTATGAATTAAAAACAGAATTGTACCAGGGAGGAAAGTTGAAGGATGAAAACATTCAAAAAATAGGTTTCCGAAAATTGGAGTTTGATCCGGATTCAGGTTTTAAATTAAACGGGAAAGTCACAAAATTAAAAGGAGTCTGTGATCATCATACGGCAGGAGCTGTAGGAGCTGCGGTTCCCGACGATGTTTGGCTGTACCGCTTAAAACTATTGAAAGAGATGGGATGTAACGCCATACGCACTTCACACAATCCTTTTTCTACTTCATTTTATGACATTTGCGACAGCCTCGGGCTGATGGTTATGAATGAATTCACCGATGGCTGGGAAACAGAAAAAGCAGCTTCCGATTACGGACTTTATTTTGAAGAATGGTGGAAAACAGATGCTGCCGATTTTATTAAGCGCGACCGGAATCATCCTTCTGTAATTATGTGGAGCATCGGAAATGAGGTAAGAAAGCCTACCCGGGAAACTCAAAAACAACTGGTGGATTTTTTTCATCAGTGTGATCCAACACGACCGGTAACACAGGGAGGTATCGATCCAACCCGCAATATGAAAGGAGATAATTTACCCTCCCTTTTGGATGTAAAAGGATTCAATGGGGATGGTGAGGAAAAAAATGTACTGGAAGATTTTCATTCCCGTGAGCCCGATATTCCGGTGGTTTGTACAGAAGTTCCACATACCTACCAAACCCGTGGTGTATATCGCACAACAACACAGTGGCGGCGGCGCGATTTCCCTGCGATGTGGGAAAAACAAAGCTGGGACGGAACCATGCGTGGGCTGGAAAAACGAATTTATCCCATCCCTGATTTGGCAAAAAATGAAGTTTTTCCTGAAGAAAAATGTTTAACATGGTATAAAAATGACGAAGCATTCCCTCTTCAAATTACAAAAAAGTATGAACCTTATTTATATTATCAATCATCTTACGATAATGCATCAGTTCGTAGCAGTGCCAGAAAAGCCTGGCAGCGTACACGCGATCTTGATTTTGTAATGGGCCAGTTCCGTTGGGGAAGTTTTGATTACCTTGGCGAAACAAACGACTGGCCAAGCCGATTTGCGAATTTTGGGGTAATCGATATTTGCGGTTTTCCAAAAGACCACTTCTTTTTGTATCAGAGTATGTGGACAGAAGAACCCATGGTGCACATTCTTCCGCACTGGACACATCCCGGGAAAGAGGGAATAAAAATCCCGGTGGTAGTATATACCAATTGCGATGAAGTGGAACTTTTTCTGAACGGAAAATCCCTCGGAACGCAGAAATATAAAGATGAGCAACTGGTTTGGATGGTTCCATACACGCCGGGAACAATAAATGCTGTTGCCAAACGGGATGGAAAAATTGTTGCAGAAAAAGAACAAATTACGTCTGGCAAAGCGGCAGGAATTAAACTTTCGGCAGATAGAACAAAACTTCACGCGAACCGGACAGATGTTGTTTTTATCAGCGCGGAAATAACAGATAAAAACGGTATTTTTTGCCCAATGGCAAATAACAAGATTGAATTCGAGATTGACGGACCTGCAAAAATTATTGGTATCGATAACGGAGATCCAATCGATCTTTCAAACTATAAAACGAACAAACGAAGGGCGTTCAGAGGAAAAGTAATGTTGTTGTTACAGTCAACAGGTAAAACAGGTTTAGTTAAAATAAAAGCACATTCAGAAACAATAAAATCGGAAACGATAGCAATAGAAATTCTTTAGCTAAAAAACAAAAATGGACAGTTAAGATAAAAACGACTTTGATGAATAACAGCCAATAAAATTACAATTATGAGATATGTTTTTTTTACTATAATTTTTATGAGCTTTCTGTTTTGTTCTCATTCAGAAGCACAGGAAGAAAGGCCAAATATTCTTTGGATATCGCATGAAGATTTGAGTCCCATTTATGGGTGTTATGGCGATGAATATGCCAGTACACCCCATATCGACAAACTGGCAAAATCGGGGATTATTTTTTCCCGTGCTTTTTCCAATGCGCCGATTTGCGCCCCTGCCCGGACAACATTAATTACGGGAATGTATGCACCTTCTTTGGGAACTCAGAATTTACGTTCAGATATCCCTGTTCCTGAAGACATGAAAATATTGCCGGAAGTTCTTAGGGGCGCCGGTTACTACACTTCAAACAACGTAAAAACAGACTACAACTTTAGTTTTGAAGGGCGGTGGGACGATTGCAGCAAAACAGCCCATTGGCGAAACAGACCGGAAGGAAAACCGTTTTTCAGCGTTTTTAATTTTATGATTACCCATGAAGGGCCGATTAATGCTTTGCGTAGTGAGGACACAGCGCAATTGAAAGAACATCACGATCCGGACAAGGCAAAGTTGCCTCCTTATCTTCCTGACAGTCCGAAAATGAGAAAAATCTGGGCACACATGTACGATTTACTTTCTGTTTTCGATAACGATGTTGCTCATCTGTTGGAACAGTTAAAAGAAGACGGATTGCTGGACAACACCATAATTTTTGTTTTTTCTGATCACGGACATGGTCTTCCGGGGCACAAGCGCTGGCTGGACAATTCGGGCCTGCAGGTACCTTTTGTCCTTCATGTGCCGGAAAAATACAAGTACCTGGTTTCTAATATTAATACGCCAAAAACGGATCAGATAGTAGGCTTTGTAGATTTTGCACCAACGGTAATCTCTCTTGCCGGAGCACAAGTGCCGGAGATGATGGAAGGTAAAAACTTTTTGGGGGAGAAAAGTCAATCAAAAAAATATACATATGGCTACCGCGACAGGGCGGATGATTGTTATGACATGTCTCGTTCGGTATGTGATGGCCGGTATATTTATGTCAGGAATTTTATGCCACAGATGCCCTATTTTCAAAATGCAATTATTTTTCATAAAGCGGGGAGTTATGAAGAAATACACCGGCTTGAGAAATTGGGGCAGTTGCCTGAAGGCACCCAAAAGATGCTCCGGCGGAAACCCGCGGAACAATTGTTTGATATTAAAAATGATCCTTTTGAACAAAATAACTTAATTAACAAAAATGATTTACAGGATGTGGTTGCCAATTTAAGTGAAAAGCTGAACAGCTGGATGTTGAAACATCATGATACCGGTTTGTTTAATGAAGGTGAAATGATGCAAAGAGCAAAAAAATCTCATACCAGCGTTTTTGAAATGGCACGGGATTGCTCGGATCAGGAATTTGCAAGGATTCTGGAAGCGGCTCAAAAAGTTGGTAAAATAGAAGACGTTAAAGAATTAATTCCTTATCTAAAAGATGAAGACAGTGCAGTTCGCTACTGGGCAGTAGTTGCGCTCGATGCTTTCGAAGGAGATATTTCTGCGGCAGATGACATCCTTACTTCTTTACTTGATGATAATGCTGAAAGTGTGGCAATAAAAGCAGCCGAATTAAAAATTAAAAGGCAGAACGATAAAAAAGCTTTGGATACCCTGGCAAAAATGTTAAAGCTCGATTTTGAACCGATGGTTTTACAGGCAGCCATCAGTACAAGGTTGATTGGAGACAGGGCGGCCCCTTTAATCCCCGAAATTCAAAATGAAATTATGCCCCGTTATTCCGGAGAGGTTTGGGGGCGATACAAAAACTGGTTATATCCTATGTTTATTGGTATGGCCCTCGATCAAACTCAAATAAATTGTGGTTATGAAATTAAAATAAATAAGTAACCTCAAGAATATTGAATATAATTTTTTGAAAACGAACACTTTCAAATCCAACTAAATTTAATATCAGAGCTTATTGTATTTTTCAGTAAGCTCTTTTTTTTATGATTTTATCTTTTGTCGCAAAATTGTTAGTTTTTTGCTGAGGATTTTGTTAGAGTATAGTATTTATTGCCTTTCTGCAGCGATTTGGTTTTCTATAAAAGTGTAATTAACAGACTTTTTCATTTTGTGATAAAGTTTCAGAAGATGGTTTAAAACAGAGGGTTTTGTACTATTTTTAGGCATCTAATTATTTTTAAATTTGTACCATTGTATTTCATAACATAGTATTGATGTCGAAAACTACTAACTATCCTGACAATTTTTTGTTAGCTGAACTTCGGAATGGAGAAGAAAGGGCATTCGATTTTATTTTTAGGAAATACTATAAAGCGCTCTGTGCACAGGCAGTTGCTTATGTTTCAGACCTTGATATTGCACAAAGCCAGGTTCAGGAATGTTTTATTAAATTGTGGGAAAAACGCAGTAATGCAGCAAAAATCGAAAACATTGCATCGTATCTGTCTTTAATGGTCAGAAATCAATGTATCGACTATTTAAGAAAATCAAAATCAATAGCGAACCTACACCAAAAGACCGGAGTTGAAAATGTACAGAACACTACCGGAGATACAGTTTTATACCACGAATTTGAAGAAAAGTTGATAATAGCGTTGGCATCGTTACCAGAAAGAAGCAGAGAAGCCTTTGAATACAGCCGCTTTGAAGGCCTTTCATATACCCAGATAGCCGAAAGAATGGGAATTTCTGTAAAGGCTGTTGAGGGGTTGATGTCGAGGGCATTGAAAGTGTTACGTGTTGAATTAAAAGATTATCTCCCAATTGTTATAATACTTTATAAATTAACCCATTTGTAAAAAAATTGCTTTTTGACATAGGGTATTATCTGTTTTGTTTCGTCAAAAGGTAAAATATGGATTAAATGGATAATGAATCTATGCAGATTGAGCAACTGATTATTAAGAAAATTTCAGGGGAACTTAATAAAAGTGAGCAGGCAATTTTAGATCAGTGGTTGTCTCAATCTCCGGAAAATAGAAAAGAATTAGATTCGTATAAAAATTTATGGGAACGGTCGGAAAATTTGGTGATGTCCGGATCCATAAATGTTGAAGGAGCTTTAAAGAAAACGAAAAGGCGAATTCCCGCATTTGGTAATAAAAAACGATATATTGTATACCTCAGACAAGCTGCCGCAGTCTTGATTTTGTCGATCTTTTTTTCCGGATTGGCATATTATTTTTTTATCAATAAGGAAAATAGAATTGTTGAAGAGGCAATCTATCAGGAAATTAGAACTGCCTTTGGAACACAATCGCAAATCAATTTGCCCGATGGAACTTTAGTCTGGCTTAATTCCGGAAGCACATTGAAATATCCCGGTTCGTTTTCCGATATGGATACAAGAAGTGTTGAGTTAAATGGAGAAGGCTATTTTCAGGTTACCAAAAACTCCCGGAAACCTTTTATCGTGAAAACAACAGATATAAATGTTAAGGTTCTGGGGACCGAATTTAATGTGTCGGCCTACGACGATTACCATTCCACAACGGTAGCACTTGAAAGAGGGAAAGTAAGTCTGTTTAAAACAGTATCGGGAACCGATAAGAATTTGCTGGTGTTAAATCCCAATGAAGTAGCAGAATACGAAAAGACAGAAGGTGAGCTAATCCACCACAAGGAAATTTCACTGGAGAAATATGTTGCTTGGAAAGACGGGATGATCGTATTTTTTAATGATCCGATCCAGTCGGTTACACACAAACTTGAAAAATGGTATAATGTTAAAATTGAAATCGGCGATAGTGAAATCGAAACCTATAGTTTTACAGCAACATTTGTAAACGAACCGTTGGAACAGGTACTTCGGCTTTTAAGCGTTTCTTCTCCAATATCCTATAAGATCACCCCCGCACAAAAACTTTCTGATAACTCTTACAGTAAACGAATTATAACAATTTTGAAAAAATAATACCAATAAAATGAAGCTTATGATTAAAACGTAGTAGAAAAAACAGGAAAGTGTTGACGCACTTCCCTGTTAAAATTCACCTGAAGTATCAGTTCAGGAAATTATTAATGTGTAATGTAAATACTTGACAAATTTATGAAAAAAGAAGTAAACCTAACGGGCTTCAAAAAGAGGCTCTTAATTAAATTCATTATGACTATGAAACTGGTCGTATTTTTTATATGTTTCTCTGTGTTAAGTGCTTTTGCAACAGAAACATATTCTCAGAAAACGAAGCTTACCCTCGATTTAAAAAACAGTTCGATTAAGGAAGTATTAAAAGAAATCGAAAATTCCAGTGAATTTTATTTTTTGTACAACAACAAATTAATTGATGTCGAAAAGAAGGTTGATGTCAATGTAAATAATGAATCGATAACCAATATCATTGACAAGATTTTTAGTGGGCAGGAGATAGGTTACACAGTTATAGACAGGCAGATAATTATTTCGCCTTTAGAGCTATTACCGGTACAACAGACTGAATCAGTAATAACAGGAAAGGTTACAAATTCAAATGGCGAATCGATTCCGGGAGTGACGATATTTGTTAAAGGGACCAACAATGGTGTGATTACCAACATTGATGGAGAATATTCAATACAGAATGTGTCATCCGGTGCAATTATTGTTTTTTCTTTTGTTGGAATGAAAACACAGGAAATAGAAGTCGCCGGAAGGACAACCATTGATGTTGTAATGGAAGAGGAAACAATAGGCATCGAAGAGGTTGTTGCCATTGGCTACGGAACGGTTAAAAAAAGTGATTTAACTGGTTCTGTTGCAAATATAAAAGAAAAAGATCTCGTTGCACTCCCTGCAAACAGCGCATTACAAGCAATGCAGGGAAGAGTTGCAGGAGTGACAATTCAGTCTGTCAATGGAGAACCGGGCGGAGACTATAAGATCAGGGTACGTGGTGCAACTTCTATTAATGCCAGCAGCAACCCTCTTTTTGTAATAGATGGTTTGGTAGGAGGTTCGATGCCGCCTCCGGAAGATATAGCATCAATCGAAATTTTAAAAGATGCATCTGCGTCTGCCATTTACGGTTCAAGAGGTGCCAACGGAGTAGTTATGATAACAACAAAATTAGGTAATGTTGGTAAAATAACCGTTAAGGTAAATAGCTATTACTCATTTCAGGAAGAAATAGGGCGTGTAGAAGTTTTAAATGCACAAGAATTTGTTGATTATATAAATGACGCCAGAGGGTATGAATTTTATGATCCGGATAATATAACTGTCGATACGGATTGGCAAGATCTGATTTTTCAAAAAGGACATATGCAGAATCACCAGGTATCGGTTTCCGGAGGGAGTGAAAAGTCACAATATTATATCTCAGGGATTTATAACGATCAAAAAGGAGTAATTAAAACGTCTGCTTTTAACCGATACTCGTTAACAACCAATCTAAAATTCGACCTGTCAGATTATTTCAGGCTCAATTTCAGCTCATTATTGCAAAGCACAAAAAACGATGGTGTAATCTCGCAAAGTGGTAATGGTGTTACAAATTCCGGAGTTATTGCTTCATCTCAACGTTTTGATCCCAACCAGGGGATAATTGATGATGATGGTACTTACACAAAAAGCAAAGTGGGTATCGCAGCCTTCGAAAATCCGATGGCTTCCATAGACGGAAGGGACATCGAAAGTATTCGGGATCATATCCAGCTCAATTTGAAAGCAGAAATCGACGTTACCAAAGGCCTGACTTTCAATTCAACATTCGGAACAATTATCCAAAATACAAGAGATGGTTCATATGCAAACAAAATTTCAAATCTAGGAGAGCAATATAATGGGTTGGCCAGAATGAGCCACAGGAGAAACTTTAATTTTCTGACGGAACAATATCTGAATTATAATTTAGCTATTAATGAAAGAAACAAATTTATTCTCACTGGTGGCTATTCTTATCAATTGTTCAGGAATGAATCATTTTCAGCAGCAAATGCAAGTTTTATTACAGACGCTCTCGGATTTTGGAATTTAGGAGTAGGAACAAACCTGCAAATTCCGGAGTCAGGTTACTCCGAGTCGAAAATAGCTTCCTTCTATGGACGCATAAACTATAATTTTGATGATCGTTATTTATGCACTTTGTCAAGCCGGTATGACGGAGCCTCTCAATTTAGTGAAGGAAATCAATGGTCGTTTTTCCCATCGGGTGCTTTATCCTGGAATATGCACAACGAGGAATTTTGGCCCCAAAATGAAATTCTTTCTTCCCTGAAGATAAGAACAAGTTACGGGTTGACCGGAAATCAGGCAATTAGCGCCTACCAGTCGTTAGCCAGAATATCTAATTCGTTTTTTGTTTTAAATAATACCAGTGTTAGTTCTGTAAGACCGACATCGATTGCAAACAAAGATTTAACATGGGAAACAACCTCGCAATTCGACATCGGTGTGGACATTGGATTTCTTAATCGAAGAGTCAATCTTTTGGCAGATTATTACTATAAAAAAACCAAGGATTTACTTTTCAGCGTTCCAATCCCGGCATTTTCCGGCTTTCAAAATCGGTTGGAAAACTTGGGCGTCATCGAAAACAAAGGATATGAAATTCAACTTGAATCAAAAAACCTGGTTGATGATTTTAAATGGTCCACCAGCTTCAACATCTCTTTAAATCGTAATAAAGTAGTAGAGCTACCGGGAGGAGTGGATATTATATATTCGAGTGCTCCCAGTGCTACCGGGGGAAGTATGGAGACGTCTATTTTGAGGGAGGGAGAACCTGTTGGGTCATTTTACGGATTTATATATGAAGGTGTTTATCAGGAAGGAGATACATTTATTCCGGGAGGAGGATTTGAAACGACCTCGGGAGGTGAAAGATTCGCTAATTTAAATGACGACGAAGTTCTTGACAATAACGACAGAACAATCATAGGAAATCCAAATCCCAAAGTAATCCTGGGGCTAAATAATGATTTTTCATACAAAGGATTTTCTTTGAATATATTTTTCCAGTCGTATTTAGGTGGAGATATGATGAATCTTGTAAAATTGGATCTGGATCGTTTAAGCGGAAATTCAAATGCAACAAAAGATGCTTTAAACAGGTGGACGCCGGAAAATACCGTAACGGACGTCCCCAAAGCAGCAGCTGGCAGGGTTTCAAGAGTCTCCTCGAGATTTGTAGAGGATGCTTCTTTCCTGAGATTGAAAAATATTTCGCTCGCATATGACTTTAGTTCATCGCTACTAAAAAAATTAAAAATAAACAATGCCCGTGTATATGTTAGTGGACAAAACCTTTTAACGTTTACCAACTACTCGGGAGTTGATCCGGAAGTAGCATACAAATCGAGTAACGTTAATCTTGGCTTAGATTACGATAGCTACCCATCTACTACTTCATATACAATTGGAATAAACCTTGAATTTTAAAAAGAGAATAATAAAAGAAATGAAATGAAAAAGTTAAACCATATATTACTTATATTTTTTATAACTCTTACATTGGTTGGATGCATTGATTTAGAAGAAGATCCAAAGGGTTTAATGGCTCCTGAAGGCTTCTTCGAAACGGCCTCCGATGTGGAGGCTGC
This genomic interval carries:
- a CDS encoding sugar-binding domain-containing protein; the encoded protein is MRLQKSLFWLFLTPLFLWACEKQPEIIPSPQKIDFDWQFYLGDIENGELPETKTENWRVLDIPHDWSIEGEYSQENGSDWQSGFLPAGIGWYRKTLIWSPEWEKKQVKIYFEGIYMNSDVWINGHHLGHRPNGYVGFEYDLTSYLKKGENIIAVKVDHSKPLSGRWYTGSGIYRHVWLKIKDPVHIANWGVRVTMPDVTSGQSVYNAFVNIVNEGNSRKTMELKLTLFDKEGNEVSGITSEFKPAEKGDNIIELSGILKNPHLWSPENPYLYELKTELYQGGKLKDENIQKIGFRKLEFDPDSGFKLNGKVTKLKGVCDHHTAGAVGAAVPDDVWLYRLKLLKEMGCNAIRTSHNPFSTSFYDICDSLGLMVMNEFTDGWETEKAASDYGLYFEEWWKTDAADFIKRDRNHPSVIMWSIGNEVRKPTRETQKQLVDFFHQCDPTRPVTQGGIDPTRNMKGDNLPSLLDVKGFNGDGEEKNVLEDFHSREPDIPVVCTEVPHTYQTRGVYRTTTQWRRRDFPAMWEKQSWDGTMRGLEKRIYPIPDLAKNEVFPEEKCLTWYKNDEAFPLQITKKYEPYLYYQSSYDNASVRSSARKAWQRTRDLDFVMGQFRWGSFDYLGETNDWPSRFANFGVIDICGFPKDHFFLYQSMWTEEPMVHILPHWTHPGKEGIKIPVVVYTNCDEVELFLNGKSLGTQKYKDEQLVWMVPYTPGTINAVAKRDGKIVAEKEQITSGKAAGIKLSADRTKLHANRTDVVFISAEITDKNGIFCPMANNKIEFEIDGPAKIIGIDNGDPIDLSNYKTNKRRAFRGKVMLLLQSTGKTGLVKIKAHSETIKSETIAIEIL
- a CDS encoding sulfatase-like hydrolase/transferase — protein: MRYVFFTIIFMSFLFCSHSEAQEERPNILWISHEDLSPIYGCYGDEYASTPHIDKLAKSGIIFSRAFSNAPICAPARTTLITGMYAPSLGTQNLRSDIPVPEDMKILPEVLRGAGYYTSNNVKTDYNFSFEGRWDDCSKTAHWRNRPEGKPFFSVFNFMITHEGPINALRSEDTAQLKEHHDPDKAKLPPYLPDSPKMRKIWAHMYDLLSVFDNDVAHLLEQLKEDGLLDNTIIFVFSDHGHGLPGHKRWLDNSGLQVPFVLHVPEKYKYLVSNINTPKTDQIVGFVDFAPTVISLAGAQVPEMMEGKNFLGEKSQSKKYTYGYRDRADDCYDMSRSVCDGRYIYVRNFMPQMPYFQNAIIFHKAGSYEEIHRLEKLGQLPEGTQKMLRRKPAEQLFDIKNDPFEQNNLINKNDLQDVVANLSEKLNSWMLKHHDTGLFNEGEMMQRAKKSHTSVFEMARDCSDQEFARILEAAQKVGKIEDVKELIPYLKDEDSAVRYWAVVALDAFEGDISAADDILTSLLDDNAESVAIKAAELKIKRQNDKKALDTLAKMLKLDFEPMVLQAAISTRLIGDRAAPLIPEIQNEIMPRYSGEVWGRYKNWLYPMFIGMALDQTQINCGYEIKINK
- a CDS encoding RNA polymerase sigma-70 factor, with protein sequence MSKTTNYPDNFLLAELRNGEERAFDFIFRKYYKALCAQAVAYVSDLDIAQSQVQECFIKLWEKRSNAAKIENIASYLSLMVRNQCIDYLRKSKSIANLHQKTGVENVQNTTGDTVLYHEFEEKLIIALASLPERSREAFEYSRFEGLSYTQIAERMGISVKAVEGLMSRALKVLRVELKDYLPIVIILYKLTHL
- a CDS encoding FecR family protein, encoding MDNESMQIEQLIIKKISGELNKSEQAILDQWLSQSPENRKELDSYKNLWERSENLVMSGSINVEGALKKTKRRIPAFGNKKRYIVYLRQAAAVLILSIFFSGLAYYFFINKENRIVEEAIYQEIRTAFGTQSQINLPDGTLVWLNSGSTLKYPGSFSDMDTRSVELNGEGYFQVTKNSRKPFIVKTTDINVKVLGTEFNVSAYDDYHSTTVALERGKVSLFKTVSGTDKNLLVLNPNEVAEYEKTEGELIHHKEISLEKYVAWKDGMIVFFNDPIQSVTHKLEKWYNVKIEIGDSEIETYSFTATFVNEPLEQVLRLLSVSSPISYKITPAQKLSDNSYSKRIITILKK
- a CDS encoding TonB-dependent receptor, with the protein product MTMKLVVFFICFSVLSAFATETYSQKTKLTLDLKNSSIKEVLKEIENSSEFYFLYNNKLIDVEKKVDVNVNNESITNIIDKIFSGQEIGYTVIDRQIIISPLELLPVQQTESVITGKVTNSNGESIPGVTIFVKGTNNGVITNIDGEYSIQNVSSGAIIVFSFVGMKTQEIEVAGRTTIDVVMEEETIGIEEVVAIGYGTVKKSDLTGSVANIKEKDLVALPANSALQAMQGRVAGVTIQSVNGEPGGDYKIRVRGATSINASSNPLFVIDGLVGGSMPPPEDIASIEILKDASASAIYGSRGANGVVMITTKLGNVGKITVKVNSYYSFQEEIGRVEVLNAQEFVDYINDARGYEFYDPDNITVDTDWQDLIFQKGHMQNHQVSVSGGSEKSQYYISGIYNDQKGVIKTSAFNRYSLTTNLKFDLSDYFRLNFSSLLQSTKNDGVISQSGNGVTNSGVIASSQRFDPNQGIIDDDGTYTKSKVGIAAFENPMASIDGRDIESIRDHIQLNLKAEIDVTKGLTFNSTFGTIIQNTRDGSYANKISNLGEQYNGLARMSHRRNFNFLTEQYLNYNLAINERNKFILTGGYSYQLFRNESFSAANASFITDALGFWNLGVGTNLQIPESGYSESKIASFYGRINYNFDDRYLCTLSSRYDGASQFSEGNQWSFFPSGALSWNMHNEEFWPQNEILSSLKIRTSYGLTGNQAISAYQSLARISNSFFVLNNTSVSSVRPTSIANKDLTWETTSQFDIGVDIGFLNRRVNLLADYYYKKTKDLLFSVPIPAFSGFQNRLENLGVIENKGYEIQLESKNLVDDFKWSTSFNISLNRNKVVELPGGVDIIYSSAPSATGGSMETSILREGEPVGSFYGFIYEGVYQEGDTFIPGGGFETTSGGERFANLNDDEVLDNNDRTIIGNPNPKVILGLNNDFSYKGFSLNIFFQSYLGGDMMNLVKLDLDRLSGNSNATKDALNRWTPENTVTDVPKAAAGRVSRVSSRFVEDASFLRLKNISLAYDFSSSLLKKLKINNARVYVSGQNLLTFTNYSGVDPEVAYKSSNVNLGLDYDSYPSTTSYTIGINLEF